The following proteins come from a genomic window of Carassius carassius chromosome 10, fCarCar2.1, whole genome shotgun sequence:
- the si:dkey-45d16.4 gene encoding uncharacterized protein si:dkey-45d16.4 isoform X1 — protein sequence MERGFSLAGPSSNPRKRQVRFSARHDILLLREVIAQNPFTSKESGRIWARVGEIITATLQDENFEVDGRRCRERTMLLLDYYKKQDFASLRRFGTERLYAQKEDLLHEVLELEAEKNLLASGESKYQDDELRKRTLEELSLPEPDKSTVLSVTTAPTTVVASPEPEEQEEAELTAPTAKQPCQCCCQTYSEILSFLEKRFEAEQSLREEEMALRREELEVQRSKIALDRERIGAERKERERRFELESQERQVILDLLKEKVLKNERNSD from the exons GTTTTTCTCTTGCTGGGCCTTCTTCTAATCCTCGTAAACGTCAGGTGCGATTTTCAGCACGTCATGACATCCTGCTCCTCCGTGAGGTGATAGCACAGAACCCCTTCACTTCTAAAGAGTCAGGCCGGATCTGGGCAAGGGTGGGTGAAATTATTACTGCGACCTTACAGGATGAGAACTTTGAGGTGGATGGACGCAGATGCAGGGAGAGAACCATGCTACTGCTGGATTATTATAAAAAACAGGACTTTGCAAGTCTACGCAG GTTTGGTACGGAACGCCTGTATGCACAGAAAGAAGACCTGTTGCATGAAGTTCTGGAGTTGGAAGCAGAGAAGAATCTTCTGGCGAGTGGGGAAAGTAAATACCAAGATGATGAACTCAGGAAGAGAACACTGGAGGAATTATCATTGCCTGAGCCTGACAAATCCACTGTGCTATCAGTAACAACAGCTCCCACCACTG TGGTAGCCAGCCCAGAACCTGAGGAGCAGGAGGAGGCTGAGCTCACAGCTCCCACAGCCAAACAGCCATGTCAGTGCTGCTGTCAGACTTACTCAGAGATCCTGAGCTTCCTAGAAAAGCGATTTGAAGCAGAGCAGAGTCTGCGAGAAGAGGAGATGGCACTGAGAAGAGAAGAGCTAGAAGTCCAGAGGAGTAAGATTGCCCTGGATCGGGAGCGTATCGGAGCAGAAAGAAAAGAACGGGAACGTCGGTTTGAGCTGGAGAGTCAGGAAAGGCAGGTTATACTGGATTTGTTAAAAGAGAAGGTCCTAAAAAATGAACGGAACTCTGACTGA
- the si:dkey-45d16.4 gene encoding uncharacterized protein si:dkey-45d16.4 isoform X2: MERGFSLAGPSSNPRKRQVRFSARHDILLLREDENFEVDGRRCRERTMLLLDYYKKQDFASLRRFGTERLYAQKEDLLHEVLELEAEKNLLASGESKYQDDELRKRTLEELSLPEPDKSTVLSVTTAPTTVVASPEPEEQEEAELTAPTAKQPCQCCCQTYSEILSFLEKRFEAEQSLREEEMALRREELEVQRSKIALDRERIGAERKERERRFELESQERQVILDLLKEKVLKNERNSD; the protein is encoded by the exons GTTTTTCTCTTGCTGGGCCTTCTTCTAATCCTCGTAAACGTCAGGTGCGATTTTCAGCACGTCATGACATCCTGCTCCTCCGTGAG GATGAGAACTTTGAGGTGGATGGACGCAGATGCAGGGAGAGAACCATGCTACTGCTGGATTATTATAAAAAACAGGACTTTGCAAGTCTACGCAG GTTTGGTACGGAACGCCTGTATGCACAGAAAGAAGACCTGTTGCATGAAGTTCTGGAGTTGGAAGCAGAGAAGAATCTTCTGGCGAGTGGGGAAAGTAAATACCAAGATGATGAACTCAGGAAGAGAACACTGGAGGAATTATCATTGCCTGAGCCTGACAAATCCACTGTGCTATCAGTAACAACAGCTCCCACCACTG TGGTAGCCAGCCCAGAACCTGAGGAGCAGGAGGAGGCTGAGCTCACAGCTCCCACAGCCAAACAGCCATGTCAGTGCTGCTGTCAGACTTACTCAGAGATCCTGAGCTTCCTAGAAAAGCGATTTGAAGCAGAGCAGAGTCTGCGAGAAGAGGAGATGGCACTGAGAAGAGAAGAGCTAGAAGTCCAGAGGAGTAAGATTGCCCTGGATCGGGAGCGTATCGGAGCAGAAAGAAAAGAACGGGAACGTCGGTTTGAGCTGGAGAGTCAGGAAAGGCAGGTTATACTGGATTTGTTAAAAGAGAAGGTCCTAAAAAATGAACGGAACTCTGACTGA